Proteins from a genomic interval of Sugiyamaella lignohabitans strain CBS 10342 chromosome C, complete sequence:
- the SNU13 gene encoding RNA binding protein SNU13 (RNA binding protein; part of U3 snoRNP involved in rRNA processing, part of U4/U6-U5 tri-snRNP involved in mRNA splicing, similar to human 15.5K protein; GO_component: GO:0046540 - U4/U6 x U5 tri-snRNP complex [Evidence IDA] [PMID 10377396]; GO_component: GO:0046540 - U4/U6 x U5 tri-snRNP complex [Evidence IDA] [PMID 10449419]; GO_component: GO:0031428 - box C/D snoRNP complex [Evidence IDA] [PMID 11081632]; GO_component: GO:0005730 - nucleolus [Evidence IEA,IEA]; GO_component: GO:0005730 - nucleolus [Evidence IDA] [PMID 10684247]; GO_component: GO:0005634 - nucleus [Evidence IEA]; GO_component: GO:0030529 - ribonucleoprotein complex [Evidence IEA,IEA]; GO_component: GO:0032040 - small-subunit processome [Evidence IDA] [PMID 12068309]; GO_component: GO:0005681 - spliceosomal complex [Evidence IEA]; GO_function: GO:0003723 - RNA binding [Evidence IEA,IEA]; GO_function: GO:0003723 - RNA binding [Evidence IMP,ISS] [PMID 14730029]; GO_function: GO:0003723 - RNA binding [Evidence IDA] [PMID 17332014]; GO_function: GO:0003723 - RNA binding [Evidence IPI] [PMID 17631273]; GO_process: GO:0008380 - RNA splicing [Evidence IEA]; GO_process: GO:0006397 - mRNA processing [Evidence IEA]; GO_process: GO:0000398 - mRNA splicing, via spliceosome [Evidence IPI] [PMID 10377396]; GO_process: GO:0000398 - mRNA splicing, via spliceosome [Evidence IMP] [PMID 11720284]; GO_process: GO:0000398 - mRNA splicing, via spliceosome [Evidence IMP] [PMID 14730029]; GO_process: GO:0000462 - maturation of SSU-rRNA from tricistronic rRNA transcript (SSU-rRNA, 5.8S rRNA, LSU-rRNA) [Evidence IMP] [PMID 14730029]; GO_process: GO:0006364 - rRNA processing [Evidence IEA]; GO_process: GO:0042254 - ribosome biogenesis [Evidence IEA,IEA]) yields MSTNADPRAFPLASSDVTQQILDIVQQATHLRQLKKGANEATKTLNRGISEFIVMAADASPIEIVLHLPLLCEDKNVPYVFVPSKIALGRACGVSRPVIAASVTSNDASQLRDQINGIKDVIERLLI; encoded by the coding sequence ATGTCTACCAACGCCGACCCCCGTGCCTTTCCTTTGGCCAGTTCTGATGTTACCCAGCAAATTCTGGATATCGTTCAACAGGCTACCCACCTTCGTCAACTCAAGAAGGGTGCTAACGAGGCCACTAAGACCTTGAACCGTGGTATCTCGGAGTTCATTGTCATGGCCGCCGACGCCTCTCCTATCGAGATTGTCCTCCACTTGCCCTTGTTGTGTGAAGACAAGAACGTTCCTTACGTCTTTGTTCCTTCTAAGATCGCCTTGGGCCGTGCTTGTGGTGTTTCTCGTCCCGTCATCGCTGCCAGCGTCACCTCCAACGACGCCTCGCAACTCCGTGACCAAATCAACGGCATCAAGGACGTCATCGAGAGACTCTTGATCTAA